In the bacterium SCSIO 12741 genome, AAATAGTCCAAACACATAGAGGTAGTCATTGTATACCTCAAAATCATACACATAAAAATCAAAACCCTCACCTAACTCGTAAAAGTGCTCTCCGTCGTATTTCACAATGTAATTGGCAATTCCTCCATGTTGTTTGCTAAAAGTACCGCCAATATAAAGCTCCCCTTTATAGACCTTCATGGTAAAAACTTCTCCAAATAGACCCAAAACTTGCCAGCCGTTTACTTTTTGCCACCGGTCATTAGCCAAAACCTGCAAATTCCTTTCTTGCTTGGATTTACTAAACAATCCCCCGACATACAGGTTGTCCTTATACTCGGCAAAGACATGAACATCCACCGCCAAGTAGTTTCTGGATTGAATTACCGGCATCGTTCTAAATTCTACCCCATCCCACAGAACCATTCCCGGAGCAAATAAGCCATTAATTGAATCAAAGGCCCCACCTATAAGTAAATTCCCCTTATAACTATACAATGTATTGATGCTCGGATTCCAAGTATCCAATCGTACCGAAGTTGGATAAAAGGAGTCATTATCGAGAATGGATAAGCAATTAATCGGGTTATTGGTGTCACCCATGTATTTGTAGACTCCCCCAACAAACAATTCATTGTTGTGCCGGAGGACCGATTTGGAGTAGTTACTATGTGGAGTTTGACTTACAGTACTGTCCAGTTTTTCAAAATTGCCCAGGGAATCCCAGCGAAAGAGTCCACCAGGTGAACCGTTGACCAAGTATTGACCAGTATGATAAAGGTGATCGGTTACGGTATCGTGGTAAAAGCTTCCCACAAACTGCGACTCTAATCTTGGTGAAAGTGCTTCCCAATGCTGGGCTTGTACTGAACCCAAGCTCAATATGGAAAGGATAAAGGATATGTACAGTTTAAGGGGCATGTTGTTTAGGTTTTACTTATTCAGAATAACCTCGGGTGAAGATACATAGTATCGCAGAAATTAAATCTCCACATGAATCTGCTCGCCTTACCCTTAAACGAAATCCATTTTTTAAGGTTGGTTTGCTGGAAAAGTAGAGCATATGACCCATCCCTGAATTAGGGGATATCCCTAAGCTTCATTCAAAAATGTAGCCCTATATTCGAGGCATTCGTGTTTTATATCTAATCTGCATTTAATCATGAGAAGTTTTGTGCTTACTCTATCAGCCATCATTCTGGTTGCCAGCTCTTTTGGTCAATCGGTGGAGGAGCTAATGAGCCAGGGGAAAAAATTTGAGGAGATCTCCAGGATCATGGAAACTCGTTTTGAAGGCCGCTCGGTCATCAAAGGCACCCCCAATTATTCGCGGGCTTACAAACAATTTAAGCGTTGGCAATTTTTCTGGAAACATCGATTAACGTCAAATGGGGACTTTGCTTCGAGTTCACTCATCTACACGGCTTGGGAACAAGCTGAGTATCTTGCCCGAAACAAAACCGATAATGCGGCTAATTGGAGCTACGTGGGGCCAAAAAAAATGGTTACCTCATCGGTGGAATATTATCCTGGATTAGGTCGAATTAACGCAATTGCCATCCATCCGGTTAATCACCAAATCCTACTCGCTGGTGGTGCGAGCAGTGGCATTTGGAAATCGACGGATAATGGAAAAACCTGGACATCAAAAACGGAACATCTACCCAGTATTGGCATCAGCGATATTGTTTTCGATCCCAATGACCACAACATCATATACGCGGCCACAGGAGATGCCGATGGAAACAGGGCTGTTTACTCCACTGGAATTTACAAATCGACAGATGGTGGGGAAACCTGGAGTATTGTTGGATTACCCCGGGATTTAAGCGATAAGCTTTTCATTCGGCGCTTGGCTATGCCCGAAAGTCCGGCCAACACGATCCTGGCGACCACCAGCTCAGGCATTCAACGGTCCACGGATGGTGGAAGTAACTGGACGGTCGTTGATTCCAAAAAGGGAGGTTCTGCTTTGGTCAAAAAACCTGGAAGCTCTACCACCTTTTACGTGGGAACTCGAGGCGGAGAAATTCTAAAATCAACGGATGGTGGAAGCAACTGGACGGATATTTCTCCGCAAGGAACTTCTTTATTTGCCCGAGTAGAATTGGCTGTAAGTGATCTGGATTCAAATTTCCTTTTTGCTATCGACATGCAAGGAACTACCCTAAAGTCCAATGATGCTGGTGCCACTTGGACTACCGCTACCCGAATAAGAAATTACGATTCTCAACAAGGCTACAATATGACCTTGGCCGTTTCGCCATTGGATACCAATCTCATCCTCATTGGAGGTATAGAAGGCTGGCGTTCGTCTGATGGAGGAACTTCCTGGGAGAAATACCTGGATGGTTACTGGGAACAGGGTGAACCCTATTTTTATGTGCACTCTGACCACCATGATGCAGCCTTTAAGCCGGGAACAAATATTCTTTATGATGCCAATGACGGTGGCCTTTTTTATGGTGATCTGTCCAAGGACTCTTCTTTTACGGACATTACCGAAGGACTGTACACTACTCAGTACTATGGCATCGGTGTTTTGCGATCGGATGCGAGTAAAATTATTGGGGGCGCTCAGGATAATGACGGTGTCTTTATGTCTGGCAATAGCGCTATTGGATTGATCCCGGGAAGCGACGGTTTCGATGGACTAATCAACTACTCCAACCCAGATATTGGCTTAATCTCGATAACAGGTGGTGCCATTCACAAAACGGAGGATGCCTGGGCTACTTCGAATGAGGTAACTCCCAACAACTTTGGCTCTGCCTGGGAAGTTCCTATGGCGATGCACCCGACTAATCCTGCCATTGTTTTTGTGGGAGGTAATCACTTAATGAAAAGCACGGATAACGGCGATAACTGGACGTCTATTTTGCAGCTGGCGGGTAACTTCAGCTCGCTGGCTGAAATGGATATTGCCCCATCCAATGGCGATGTAATTGTGGTGGCAGATAGCGATGGCGAAATACAACGAACTACCAATGGTGGACAAAACTGGACGAAGCTCTCTTCACCGGCCCCTCAAAACCATCGGATTTCAGGGATTTCTATTCACGGGACTAATCCAGACATCTTTTATGTTTCTATTTCCGGGTTTTCGGCCGGCGAGAAGGTTTATCGTACGACGGATGGAGGACAAACGTTCAGTAATATCTCTCATGATCTACCCAACATCGCGGTGCATCACATTGCTTATGCGACAGGAACCAACGACGATATTTATGTCGCTACGGACCTGGGTGTATACCTGAATACAAACGGTTCTTCCAATTGGGTTCCTTTTCAGGCAAACTTACCCTATACTCAAGTCTATGAATTGGAAATCAACTATGCGAGTCAAACGCTATTTGCAGCCACCTACGGTCGCGGAGTTTGGAAATCTCCTTTAGAAAACCACTCTACTCTCGGATTGGATCATACGGATCAAGGAGATAATGGGTTCCAGGTTTATCCGACAGTGAATCAAGGGTCTTTCCATATTAAACAGGATCAAGAATCTGAATTTGAGGTAGTGGTTTACAACTTGATTGGTGGTGTACTTCATCACAGCACCCTAAGAGGAATGGAAAATCAGGTGAACCTTGGAAATCCTCCCTCAGGTATTTATCTGGTTGGATTAAAACAAGGGGGCAAAATCACGACCCATAGATTGGTTATTGAGTAGGATGAAAAAGCTTCTAATTCCATTAATCGTTGTTCTGATCTGGGGCTGTAATAGCTCTCAAATCACACAGGCGTCCAAACAAAACATACGCCCTGGAGTCCCTTCTGCTCCGGCCTATCGTCAATACTCCATCGAAATACTACGCAAAAGCGCACAGCTCGCTCAAATAGATAGTGTGATTGTGAGAGACGGGCAAACCTGCTATAATGTGGGTTTTTCTCTGGTCAAATCGGGTAGCTCCATGCAACTCCAGAAAATGGATTCCGAAGGGACCTATTTAATCGAGGCATCTATGCGAAAAGAGCAGATTGCCTCAGAAAGAAGTTGCGACTCGTCAGAGGAAAAGGTCATTCTCTACCTCACCGAAAACGGCAAGGCTAAAACATTCGAAGTGGATTCCTTTAAAATAGAGGATATAAACAGGCGCTAACCTTCAGTAATTAGGGCTTGTAGTATTTCATGGCCTCAGGCATCAAAGCCTTGAGATCAGAAACACGGGTGTCGTGTGAAGGGTGAGTCGACATAAACTCCATAGGCTGTCCACCGCCAGCCATCGCATCCATACGTTGCCAGAATTCAACGGCCTGATTGGGATCATAACCCGCCATAGCCATCAAGATCAATCCTATGTGATCGGCTTCAGATTCATTGTTACGAGAAAACTTAAGCATACCTACTTGGGTTCCCATTCCTACCGATTGCATGAAGATCTGCTTGGTCATCGTTGGGTTCTCGCCCATGGCGGCAGACAAACTTCCGATACCCATATTGGCAACCATAGCCTGGCTCATTCTTTCGTTTCCGTGATTCGCCAAGGCGTGGGCCACTTCGTGCCCCATAACAACTGCCACTCCAGTTTCATCTTTACAAACGGGTAGAATTCCAGTGTAAAAAGCCACCTTTCCACCGGGCATACACCAGGCATTTACCTGCTCGGATTCAATTAGATTAAACTCCCAGGCATAGCCATCGAGTTTCGAAGAAATTCCGTGATCGGCGTAGTACTTTTCGGCAGCTTGTTGGATACGAGTTCCTACTCTTTTAATCATTTGAACCTGCTCCGAATTGTTGGACAGCTGACTCTCAGCCAACACTTCTTTGTACTGGCCAAAACTCATGGGCAGAAGTTCACTGTTGTTAACCAATTTGAGCTGCTTACGTCCCGTAATGGGCACAGAATTACAAGCAACAAAGGTGATGGCAAATACAATCCAAAAAAGCTTTCTCATGACATTCAATTTTAGGCGACGCAATTTCTTAAATCTGTGATGGTCTGTTCAGGATTCTCCGATCGAAAGACAAAACTTCCGGCAACCAGCACGTCGGCACCGTGTTCTACAAGTTTTCCAGCATTTCCACTGTTTACCCCACCATCAATTTCAATCTTGGCTGAAGCGTTCTTTTGCTCAATCAAATTCTTAAGATCGGTGATTTTGGAGTAGGTATTTTCGATGAATTTTTGCCCCCCAAATCCCGGGTTAACTGACATCAACAAAACCAAGTCCAGGTCACCAATGATGTCGTTAAGCAGATGAACCGGGGTATGTGGATTTAGAGAAACGCCAGCTTGCATTCCGGCATCTTTGATAGCCGCTACGGTGCGATGCAAATGCGTACAAGCTTCATAGTGTACGGTGAGGTTGTGAGTTCCGGCTTGGCGAAAATCTTCAATGTAGCGATCTGGGTCAACGATCATCAAATGCGTATCGATGTACTTGTCGGTGTAGCTGGCCATTTTCTTGATAATAGAAGGACCATAAGAAATGTTGGGTACGAAAACTCCATCCATCACATCCATGTGAAGCCACTCGGCTTCGGAGCGTTGAATCATTTCTACATCGCGTTGTAAATTCCCAAAATCAGCCGCCAATAGTGACGGAGCAATCACCGGTTTATTCATGCTTCAAAAGTAAAATTTGTTAGGTAAAAAAGGGGCTGGATAATAATTATTCAATAGCCAACAAGTGCTCAATTCTTTCGGATATGTTATCCGATAGCTAAAGATGCGGATTGCTCCCTTCGTTCATGAGGTCGCAAACTCAGTATGTAATCTGCTATGACTTCTCGGATTACAAATCCGAGGCTCAGACATCCGGATTGCAAATCCGGATGAGTATGGGTAATAAAAAAGCCCTTCGGAATTCGAAGGGCTTTTCTTTATATCAATCAACCAGTTCTTGCTTAATCTTGCTGAGCCGGTTTTGGAATCAATACTTTGCGAGAAAGCTTCATTTTACCTGACTTCTCATCGATGCCGATAATTTTCACTTCCACTTCGTCACCTTCTTTCAGGTATTCGTTCACATCTTTAACCCGCTTGTGGTCAATTTCAGAGATGTGCAACAAACCGTCTTTACCTGGCAACACTTCAACAAATGCTCCGTAAGCCTGGATCGACTTCACTTTACCTTGGTAAGTTTCACCTACTTCTGGTACAGCTACGATCATTTTGATACGCATCAATGCCTGATCCATATCTTCAGCGCCAACAGCAGCAATCTGAACGATTCCTTTACCGTCTACCTCTTCAATAGCGATAGTGGTATTGGTTTCGGCTTGGATTTCCTGAATCACTTTTCCACCAGGGCCAATCACAGCACCAATCAAATCTTTTGGAATAGTCATTTCCTCGATTCTTGGAGCGTGTGGTTTGTAATCTGGGTTGTGAACTTCAAGGGTTTTGTTCATCTCATTGAGAATGTGCAAACGACCGTTTTTGGACTGAGCCAAGGCGTTTTTCATAATCTCGTAAGTCAAACCACCTACTTTGATATCCATTTGACAAGCTGTCAAACCGTCTTTGGTACCTGCCACTTTAAAGTCCATATCTCCCAAGTGATCTTCATCACCCAAGATGTCAGACAATACAGCGTAGTTACCTGATTTATCCAAAATCAATCCCATGGCGATACCAGAAACTCCCTTAGGAATTTTGATACCAGCATCCATCAAGGCCAAAGAACCGGCACAAACAGTAGCCATCGAACTGGAACCATTAGACTCCAGGATATCAGATACAACACGTACTGTGTATGGGTTATCTGCTCCGTCTGGAATCATTGGCTTCAATGCACGGTAAGCCAAGTTACCATGACCTACTTCACGACGAGATACACCGCGAATCATTCTGGCTTCTCCTACTGAGAATGGAGGGAAGTTGTAGTGCAACATAAACTTCTCAGAACCTTGGTGCATAACACCGTCGATGTCTTGCTGATCCGTTTTGCTACCCAAAGTAACGGTAGTCAAAGACTGAGTTTCTCCACGGGTAAATACTGCAGAACCGTGTGTATAAGGCAAGTAATCAACTTCTGACCAAATGGCACGAATATCTTCAGTTCCACGACCATCCAAACGAACGCGATCATTCAAGATCATGTTACGCATGGCTTCTTTTTCTACATCGTGGTAGTATTCATTTACCAAGCCGCCCCATTCGTCCAATACTTCTTCGCTAAGAGTTTCTTTGAACTCTTCACGGATCGCAGCAAAACCTTCGCCACGTTCTTTTTTAGAAGTACCTTTTTTGGCTAACTCATATACTTTATCGTAACAAGCAGCGTGTACTTGCTGACGAAGTTCTTCGTTGTGAGTTTCGTGTGAATATTCACGCTTCTCTTTAGGAGCGCCAAACATTTCGGCCAATTTCAATTGCGCCTCACACTGAATCTTAATGGCATCATGAGCTTTTTCGATCGCTTCGAGCATTTCCTCTTCAGAGATTTCTTTCATCTCACCTTCCACCATTACGATGCTATCCTTGGTAGCAGCAACCATGATATCGATATCGGTTCCTTCGCTTTCCAAAGCATCTTTAGTCGGGTTGATCACAAACTGTCCATCGATCCGAGCAACGCGTACTTCGGAGATAGGCTCCTGAAAAGGAATGTCTGAAACAGCAATAGCTGCAGAGGCACCTAAACAGGCCAATGAGTCTGGCATGGTTTGGCCATCTGTTGAAATCAGATAAACCAACACCTGAGTTTCCGCATGGAAATCTTCAGGGAACATAGGTCTAAGAGCACGGTCAATCAAACGAGAGGTCAATACTTCAACGTCAGAAGGACGAGCTTCTCTTTTGATAAATCCACCAGGGAATCGTCCTCCGGCTGCAAATTTTTCACGGTAATCTACCGTAAGAGGCATAAAGTTTACCCCTTCTCTGGCTTCCGTTGCGGCAACTGCCGTAGCCAGTAACATTGTTCCACCACATTTCACAACTACGGATCCGTTTGCCTGCTTGGCCAACTTTCCCGTTTCGAGGGTAATCTCCTGCCCGTCGACTTCAAATGTGTGGGTTGTTCCTATTTTATTCATCTATTTTAATTTATTCTCTTGTTTAGTGGGAAACGAAAGGTCAATATACCAAAAAAGGCAATTTTTCAATTGCCTTTTCTGTTTCGTATAGCGTACGATTATTTTCTTAATCCCAGGT is a window encoding:
- a CDS encoding T9SS type A sorting domain-containing protein, yielding MPLKLYISFILSILSLGSVQAQHWEALSPRLESQFVGSFYHDTVTDHLYHTGQYLVNGSPGGLFRWDSLGNFEKLDSTVSQTPHSNYSKSVLRHNNELFVGGVYKYMGDTNNPINCLSILDNDSFYPTSVRLDTWNPSINTLYSYKGNLLIGGAFDSINGLFAPGMVLWDGVEFRTMPVIQSRNYLAVDVHVFAEYKDNLYVGGLFSKSKQERNLQVLANDRWQKVNGWQVLGLFGEVFTMKVYKGELYIGGTFSKQHGGIANYIVKYDGEHFYELGEGFDFYVYDFEVYNDYLYVFGLFEEVDGLPCPSKVARWDGERWCRFSSDSIETYRGISDGIFYHDSLYVTGRFDSISNDKSIVNTAKWTGDLETTICHPDKANIQKVGVYDVGVSELEGEQETFSFYPNPTSGLVTIQSEKWMDIGVVDLSGRVLLRQSIHPGGQSMDLSNLSSGAYYLISIDPKELPARNGHSGLLIKY
- a CDS encoding T9SS type A sorting domain-containing protein; protein product: MRSFVLTLSAIILVASSFGQSVEELMSQGKKFEEISRIMETRFEGRSVIKGTPNYSRAYKQFKRWQFFWKHRLTSNGDFASSSLIYTAWEQAEYLARNKTDNAANWSYVGPKKMVTSSVEYYPGLGRINAIAIHPVNHQILLAGGASSGIWKSTDNGKTWTSKTEHLPSIGISDIVFDPNDHNIIYAATGDADGNRAVYSTGIYKSTDGGETWSIVGLPRDLSDKLFIRRLAMPESPANTILATTSSGIQRSTDGGSNWTVVDSKKGGSALVKKPGSSTTFYVGTRGGEILKSTDGGSNWTDISPQGTSLFARVELAVSDLDSNFLFAIDMQGTTLKSNDAGATWTTATRIRNYDSQQGYNMTLAVSPLDTNLILIGGIEGWRSSDGGTSWEKYLDGYWEQGEPYFYVHSDHHDAAFKPGTNILYDANDGGLFYGDLSKDSSFTDITEGLYTTQYYGIGVLRSDASKIIGGAQDNDGVFMSGNSAIGLIPGSDGFDGLINYSNPDIGLISITGGAIHKTEDAWATSNEVTPNNFGSAWEVPMAMHPTNPAIVFVGGNHLMKSTDNGDNWTSILQLAGNFSSLAEMDIAPSNGDVIVVADSDGEIQRTTNGGQNWTKLSSPAPQNHRISGISIHGTNPDIFYVSISGFSAGEKVYRTTDGGQTFSNISHDLPNIAVHHIAYATGTNDDIYVATDLGVYLNTNGSSNWVPFQANLPYTQVYELEINYASQTLFAATYGRGVWKSPLENHSTLGLDHTDQGDNGFQVYPTVNQGSFHIKQDQESEFEVVVYNLIGGVLHHSTLRGMENQVNLGNPPSGIYLVGLKQGGKITTHRLVIE
- a CDS encoding M48 family metallopeptidase, with protein sequence MRKLFWIVFAITFVACNSVPITGRKQLKLVNNSELLPMSFGQYKEVLAESQLSNNSEQVQMIKRVGTRIQQAAEKYYADHGISSKLDGYAWEFNLIESEQVNAWCMPGGKVAFYTGILPVCKDETGVAVVMGHEVAHALANHGNERMSQAMVANMGIGSLSAAMGENPTMTKQIFMQSVGMGTQVGMLKFSRNNESEADHIGLILMAMAGYDPNQAVEFWQRMDAMAGGGQPMEFMSTHPSHDTRVSDLKALMPEAMKYYKP
- a CDS encoding ribulose-phosphate 3-epimerase, whose product is MNKPVIAPSLLAADFGNLQRDVEMIQRSEAEWLHMDVMDGVFVPNISYGPSIIKKMASYTDKYIDTHLMIVDPDRYIEDFRQAGTHNLTVHYEACTHLHRTVAAIKDAGMQAGVSLNPHTPVHLLNDIIGDLDLVLLMSVNPGFGGQKFIENTYSKITDLKNLIEQKNASAKIEIDGGVNSGNAGKLVEHGADVLVAGSFVFRSENPEQTITDLRNCVA
- the pnp gene encoding polyribonucleotide nucleotidyltransferase; this encodes MNKIGTTHTFEVDGQEITLETGKLAKQANGSVVVKCGGTMLLATAVAATEAREGVNFMPLTVDYREKFAAGGRFPGGFIKREARPSDVEVLTSRLIDRALRPMFPEDFHAETQVLVYLISTDGQTMPDSLACLGASAAIAVSDIPFQEPISEVRVARIDGQFVINPTKDALESEGTDIDIMVAATKDSIVMVEGEMKEISEEEMLEAIEKAHDAIKIQCEAQLKLAEMFGAPKEKREYSHETHNEELRQQVHAACYDKVYELAKKGTSKKERGEGFAAIREEFKETLSEEVLDEWGGLVNEYYHDVEKEAMRNMILNDRVRLDGRGTEDIRAIWSEVDYLPYTHGSAVFTRGETQSLTTVTLGSKTDQQDIDGVMHQGSEKFMLHYNFPPFSVGEARMIRGVSRREVGHGNLAYRALKPMIPDGADNPYTVRVVSDILESNGSSSMATVCAGSLALMDAGIKIPKGVSGIAMGLILDKSGNYAVLSDILGDEDHLGDMDFKVAGTKDGLTACQMDIKVGGLTYEIMKNALAQSKNGRLHILNEMNKTLEVHNPDYKPHAPRIEEMTIPKDLIGAVIGPGGKVIQEIQAETNTTIAIEEVDGKGIVQIAAVGAEDMDQALMRIKMIVAVPEVGETYQGKVKSIQAYGAFVEVLPGKDGLLHISEIDHKRVKDVNEYLKEGDEVEVKIIGIDEKSGKMKLSRKVLIPKPAQQD